Proteins from one Streptosporangium becharense genomic window:
- a CDS encoding DinB family protein, with amino-acid sequence MTDTRIDPPFIADEGPMLHAWLDWHRETLAVKCAGLTEEQLRLRSAEPSTLSLLGLVQHMTDVERNWFRNVLNGEGTTGIYYSDDDPDGDFDTLETPVDQVFERWHGEIAHARKLSAGLPLDEVGKAQRRGQDVSLRWILVHMIEEYARHNGHADIIRQRIDGVTGE; translated from the coding sequence ATGACCGACACCCGGATCGATCCCCCCTTCATCGCCGACGAAGGCCCGATGCTGCACGCCTGGCTCGACTGGCACCGGGAGACCCTGGCCGTCAAGTGCGCGGGGCTGACGGAGGAGCAGTTGCGCCTGCGCTCGGCGGAACCGTCCACGTTGTCGCTGCTCGGCCTGGTCCAGCACATGACCGACGTCGAGCGCAACTGGTTCCGCAACGTGCTCAACGGTGAGGGCACCACCGGGATCTACTACTCCGACGACGATCCCGACGGCGACTTCGACACTCTGGAGACCCCGGTCGACCAGGTGTTCGAACGGTGGCACGGAGAGATCGCGCACGCCAGGAAGCTGTCGGCCGGGCTGCCGCTGGACGAGGTGGGCAAGGCGCAGCGCCGCGGCCAGGACGTCTCGTTGCGCTGGATCCTCGTCCACATGATCGAGGAGTACGCCCGGCACAACGGGCACGCCGACATCATCCGCCAGCGGATCGACGGGGTCACCGGCGAGTAG